The genome window TATTGAACATTGCTCaaattttatttggtaaaaaccggcattttttttaaacaagactTTTGTTATGTTAAGTATTAAACTTACTTAATACGTTTCAGACATAACCAAGAAGACGATCGTCTTAACAACGCTTGTATAAAAAACGGAGCAAAGAAAGCAATTTGGAAATGTATTCCGAGAAGTAAGTGCAGTAGATTACTATTCAAAATTTTGTAACCACGTGGTTACAAAATTTGGCGTCACGGTGGCGATGAAGCAgagctggctcactcacctttcaacccagaaaaaagcaatacaaagtattactgtttgccGATGATGTAACTGTCGAATTTTTGGTACCTATTCTGCTACCTgcgctttaaaattttaaagtaaattagcTTGTAAATATCCCATTATTGGGTTGTCTCCTTTTGAGGGATAATATTAGAAGTTTACACCGCCACAACCCGATTGGTTCCTCAAGAAATAGATATAGTCAAGACGGTTCATGACAACTCTTGTGAACAgcttatacataaatgtatgtttatttgcTGTTGGATACATTTATGACTGGATGGTGACAGTTTTCTTAGCGATGCTTACCATAACTGTCGACcgcgagatgtattataaacacaaaatatgcAAACGAACATTCTCTGGTACTTGCCcatattgtcatatatttattcatactttTAGGTTTTCTTTAatagttttcatttataattttttaaatattgcctactgtatgtgaatcttattatattgtacgtatgtttcattttattattgttgattattttcaaattaacattatacCGCCATGGCGGATGTTTTATAAATGGTGTACCTACCCACATTGTAAAGTACGATAAGCAATAAACAAATGCTCTGGCCAAATCTCTCCTTCTCTatcgataacaaaaaaaacaacaagtgaaaatagaaatgaaacaaaataacttaCAGATTACGTATTCGATGGTCACGAGAATGACAACATCAGATGGATGAACAACGATATAGCTATCGTCAAAGTTGAGGATGAATTTGATTTCACGAGACGAATACGAGGATGCGACTTTATACCAAAAcctatttgttataataaccaAAGCAGTAGATATGAAAACCCTGGCACCACGGCCATAATCGCTGGATGGGGTTCAACTGAGAAATATAATgatgtatgaatttatttattttaacactaaTTTACGCCCAAAACTCTTATTGGCTTTTATTTGAATTGTCTAATAGTCATTTGTAGTTTTCAGTTGTGAGCTTTTTTTCAGAAAATGATCCCATTTACATGAATAatgccattttattttaaatgaagaagTAGTAACCTCTGTTATTtggcaattaatttatttatttttaaaagactgCATATTATGTTACGAAGTCCTCCGCCAcgtctgtttgtctatctgaACAATAAACTCAAACAAAACTACTAAAATATGGTCACCACTAATGGATAGAGATTTATGAGgaagttttaaatacataattcaaCATAACGTATAATTTTCTTGAAATATGACGATGGTTGGTGAAAATGTCGGATATTATCATGCCATAAGTGGTCctctttggtctagtggcttgataTAATGTGATAGATCTCGAGGATGGGCCGATAAAAAGTCAAGGTATTTCCAtcgaaaaattcttagtaacagCTCGGAGTCTGAAAGTTGGGaaatgtgtacactcccgtgcatCGTAAAGACCCTGGGCCAAAACTCTTTCCGGCCGTGTCGAATTCGCCATCTCATCGGATCATCGGAGATTGAGATTATCTATGTGTGCGCACACACACGTGAACTATATTATGTTCTGCGTTGGCTGGGCTCCCTTGAAATCGGCTGCCATGActaaaatcggtcaggacgacatcaccATATCATACTGTTTCACATccgttaaaattttacttaatttcatCAGTGGGTCAATCGTCGTAGTCAATCAACAACTCAACAACTCTTGGAAACAAATGTGGTATTGATTTCGAAGAGGCGTTGCAAACAACGTTGGGGTTCTCGTTATCACAATATTATCGACAACTATATGATATGTTCCAAGGACATGTATGCGAAACTAAGTGACGTATGCAATGTAAGAATAattggtttaattatttttttctaacgcttgttttttttttatttgaaatatgtcgACTAGCAAATGGACCACATGATGATAGATGGTCTACACTgcttatagacattggcactataagaaatattacccaccccttacagcgccattgcgccaccaatcttCAAACCAAAACTCAAGAATCCGTAATGTTGcagcttggtggtagaatatatgatgcgCGGAAGTAAATATTTAGCTATTCCACCTTATTCCAGCTGTTataccataatatttatttattttattaaaagtcaaaACCAAAATGTTCTTAATTCGAGTAATCATAAAAGTATACTTGAATCGTAGATTGTTCCGAGAAAAGTCGTAAAGAAACTcaataattactctttttcaccattccaattatatgatttatatataaacagctTGGTATAGATTGTTCACACTCTAAAGTCATTTTAGGAAAAATACGTCGAATGCACAGATATAATGTACTCGGAAGAAGATGAAGGGACACGACGAGTACTTGATCCTGAAAAATTAGTTCTACATTCAGCCTACCACAATGAATCTGGGAGTATGCGAAAATCTGGCAGTGGTGGCTTCTGTGAggttaatgaattttatattctaattaagTGAAATGAAACAGTAGATCCGAGATCGCAGCTTCAGCAGCTTCTTATATTTCTGCAATGCACCTCCAGCCTTGGGAATTGAGAtgttcttcaaaccggaacacaacaatagaaaGTATTGCTACTGTTCGGCactatatctgatgagtagttAAAAAATCGTTGCTTCTTCTGTCAAATGTCAAAACAATTATGgcaaaaatagataataatgtttaactgaacttacttatacttattttttcatttagaaTGACCATGGGGGTCCTTTAATTTATGAGGACGGTTCAAACGCTCTTGTTATCGGGATTATATCAGCTTGTCTCGTCAAGGAGCGCACGAACAAGTGCTATGGGCCGTTCCTCTACACGAGTGTCTATAAGAATAGAGTTCTCATCAATTGTGCCATTTACAAAGATGTCGGGTATGATTTCTTCATTTAcatctaatatataaattattatcgacTATacttgttacaatttttttttagtttagtttattcaGTTTTCTGCTTCGTTTTCTTGTTAATTATATGTACTTCTAGCGATTAAAGTGCAATtcgcattttaaatttcatgcaattgaacatataataattccaatatatatatataaaaaatatatgtttcattaGTAATTACAATGAGGCTACGGACGCAAAATTGTACGAAAAATActcaaagtcaagtcaaagtcaaagtcaaaaatctttattcaatatagaagtgtttacacttgcttattgattgtcaaaaatctaccaccggttcagcgggatataaatatatttttttttttttttttatcattaatgaGATGCTCTTTTCATAATGCCTAGCTGACAAaacgaatatacataaaacttaaactaGAAGTGAAACATGTACGTGTTTATAAGTAGCTGATTTTCGCAGTTCtcgctttaaaattaaatcattcaaataataaacgTGAATGTAAATGTCCTTGTAATTGATACAATAAAATCAAGAATTGCAGTAATTAAGCTAAAACATTTAGTTTATTTCAGGAACGATTGTTCAAAATTGTTTCGATCCGGTAACTCATACAGAGAAGAACATATGAACTGGTCAGATCATCCAGACGGGTAcgtagttaatattaaaataacaaaactgaTAGATTAGCAGCCTTTACTttcttatttaatgtttatcacATTTCCTGAATTCTTTGATATTCTGAGACAGGATTCATTAATAGATGGATCTTTGCCGTTGATCTTATTTACTGGACCGTACTAGTGAAAATAGACCGAGCAGCCTCTGCGCTTACGCCTACAATAGCCGTTTGTGGAGAAAAGTGTCACAAGTCTGTTAAACACAACGTCTCATCCCAAACTGATGTATTGGTTGCATCTCAGATTGCAATCAAGTGCATCAGTCCAAATCAGCgtagtgaaaataaatataaaatatagaatcaagcatataatatttaagatgtttaatgaacttttttagTTTTCTATTAGAACATCAGGACAAGCCGATTTCAAAGACTGATAATTTAATGGTAATTTTGTTGATAAACATTTAGGCCAGCTTTGCACGAAGAAGCCAAAATGAGAAGAATAGAAGAAAATTCAAGAACTGAAATTGTAGAAACAATGACGCATGGAAACAGTACTCTGAGAACATTTCACGATCATGCTGAAATGAGattagaaaatacaaatataactaagaaataaattgacTCAATCAATTTTTCTGTCTTTTTTCTTTCTAATGTAACCTACTCAATATAACCATAtacgcaccctatgctaacaaataatttataattatgtttgcgagtgacaaccttatagctaatacattactcgtaattaaatgtatttttataaatcctacgttatgaacgcgcaatgaaaatttaatttattcgttgcaccgaaaacaagcaactaattgtcttcGAGGATGCGTAcaatacactgcacaatgcaactgtattattggaaagtacctatgtgtgtgttctaaaataaattcccacgcttacaaactacgctcttaagtgGTATAAcggaaaaaaaaactcataacaaagaatgtaaagaaaaatatcaaaaataaaatcttagattTCATACCttgaaaatgaaaatcatttaataaaatatgaaattgtatttatacgtCTTTCAATAAGAAAATACTATTTAGTAATTTGGCCTAAAGTGATATCaccatctataatattttttttatcgccgTATATCTTGAGATAGTAATCTTGTGTATCCAAAGCTTTTtaagatgaattattaaataaaattaaattaggtatGTCATTTAAACCTATACTTTCAAATCAAAtacgagaaataatatttaaaattcaatttattatcaaaattgtgACGTATTAGTTTGATACTCATCCCATAACTGATATAAAACCATGTAACACCCTAAATGTATTAAGCTCATtatgtaattttcttaaaacaataGTGTTTTGTATTATACATCCCATTTTAAAACATAGTTAAGAAACTTACTCGAGTCTGATGGGATGCTGTTATGTGTATCCaggaaaacataatttaatgtgTGGTGTAATATATTCCTCCCCCTTGAGAGGAGATTCAGCCTTAGTCCAGCACTGGAATAGGCCCGTCTAAATAAAAGAGGGCAGATGGGCAAAGTAACCGAGTGCCACGTGTAGAGGGGTGCTTCGCGGGTAAATAAGTCTGAAACCATCGATGAGATGCCTAGAAGATctcttaaacaatattttgggGGAGTGTCGATCGCCAGAACACTGCTTGCACCCGGGTGCTTGTAGTGCTTAAGAAAGGGACTGGACCCGCTCGTTGTTCCCTACACTTTAAAGTCTACCTTCTCCATTCTATGGAGaagtaattaagataatttaatattagctgACGCTGACATttcttcatttcattcattaaaattctTGATCGATTACTTGAGCCACTAAAATCAGTGAAATTCAAGTGCAAAGCGTGTAATTGAAAATCACTTTTGTTTTCCTTTTCCATTGAATATTCTCGAAGAAAATGAAGGCTTTTTGCTttattatcgtttttatttattttatactaagtaaGTGTAAGTTTAcatatgaaagtaaaattaattgatatgaatatttaaaatttatgtaatgaCCTGAACAATCAAATTGACTAGACATCCTTTGTTAGTAATCTTACCTTGAGAGATAATACATGTTTTATAGTGAAAAGTTTCACAATTAGTCAAGGCATGTTTGTTAAATCATTAGCAAAATAAGTCATGGCTAATACTTCAAATAATCTAGTCTAATGGAAAATaccctttttaatattattttttacagatgtTCATGCTATTGATGTTGCAACTCATATACCCCGAGAAGTGGAAAAAGTTCTAAACGAAACTCGAAGGATTATAAACGGCCAAGAAGTGAGAGAAGGCAGATCTTACATGGTaagattattttagaaaaaaaaaactactaaaacatACAATGTATACAACGCCTTTAACGGTATTAATAGAGGAGTAAACTGTTCATTAACTCTAAACATTTCCTCAGGTGTACCTGAAATTACCACGCAGCAATAAGAAAACGCCTAATTATCGTTCATGGTTATGTGGAGGAGTCATAGTCCACGAAGAGTACATAATCACATCAGCAGCTTGTATTGAAGACGCTGAACACTTCTATGTTGTGTCTGGAACGTATAAGTAAGTACAAGTTATGTGCAGATTTTATGGTCTGtatttacatattgtatataCGATTATTACTGTATATTTTTACCACACTACAAAATATCAGGGATTAATGAAAGGGCTAATGAAATCCATGTGAGTAGAAATAATTTCTGAGACGTCATTTGTCATGAAAAAATCCACATCAACACCAGGCTAATCACAGCTACATTTATCTTGAAGGACgcctaatttataaaacatttgttaaTGTGATatacaaagatttgaataaaagaaaactaGATAATATTGTTCAATGTTAAGCTAAAAACGCCAAGCTTGTTTTGATATTCATTAATTGAATTGCTTCATAGGTACTCTGACGAAGACGATAGATATAACAATCCTTGCATCAAAAATGGCGCAAAGAAAGCAATATGGAAGTGTGTTCCAAAGAGTAAGTATGTTTGTACAGGTTTAAATAGCTCTTACATCatcgatttttattttcgaaaagaGGCGAAGATGTTCCGATGAAAgccgttataaaataatacctaacCTTAGAATGAACCTTGATAACCCACTGCAAGAATGGATTGAACACAAGAGAATATAATCTACATGACATTCACAGATTATGTATTTGATGGTCACGAAAACGACAATATCAGATGGATGAACAACGATATCGCTGTTGTTAAAATAGAAGACGGCTTCGACTTCAACCGTCGGATTAGAGGATGCGACTTTATACCGAAACCAATTTCCTATAATAACCAAAGTCAAACTTTAGAAAATCCCGGCAGCGTCGTCACTATCGCTGGTTGGGGTACCACATCCAGATACAACGATGTAAGTTTAATAACCGCATACGTTTAAGGTTTCCGTAATAACTAATTTCTATGAGAAACAGGACAAAAATGTCAAATCTCGTTCAGTCCGATCCTGTATCTAGATTTGTAATAATGACTTCCGTgcaattatagtatttaatataagaataagaTTTGTATGCATGTTATCGCGATAAATTGTTTTAGTGGGTGAGCAGGCGAAAAGATAACCAGCAGAATCTTCTAGAAGCGAACGTAGAAATTATACCAAAGAGTAGATGCAAACGTCGCTGGGGCTCGAGATATCACAACATCATCGACAACTATATGATATGCACTAAGGATATAGGACAGACTATGTCTGAGATTTGTAACGTAtgcttaaaactaattaatgttTACTATTTGTTATTCATTActtgttatttgaattattaaactaCGAGTTGATTTTCAAGTATGACTGTCtcttttactaatatataaagtcaTTATTGAACTTGTTGTATACAATAACCATTTCATTCATTGGTCTAGATAAGATAGTaatgattattatcaaattacaaCATTATGGTTCCTTCGATTCTGTTAtgcattcttaaaataattaatattctttttagtCCCATAGATAAGACAGAGATGACATTATTGTATAAGTGTCATCGTTAAAATCTTTTAGTTCGAAAATCGGtgtggaattattttttttggtttaccCGGTGATTTATCTAATTACAGGAGAAATATGTTGATTGTCAAGACATTAGTTATTCTGATGAAGAAGACGCGAGACGAGACATCAAAATAGTCAAATCAGAAAAAGTACCGACTAATCTTGTTATGCACTCAGCTTATAATGAGTCCAGACGATACAATTCTCAAGCTGATGGAGGATTTTGTGAGGtatgatattatacaaatattaaaaaatgcatttaaaaacaaatcatcgtataagataaaatatcgtCAGTGAAAGGAAGAACAACTGCAGCGCCAAAATTTACGGTTTTTAAAAATGAGTTTGTCATTGACGATATGATTTAACAATGctgaaatttaatattcgaaCGGGCTTTTTTCAAagtcattaatttatatgtctCATAGTAAACAAAACACgcatataattaaaagatatagaaatataaaaacttataagcATTTTGGATTCGATTTTAAAACTTGCTAAGTTAAAAAGTATCCAAAtacttttttagttattattttatttataattttattttgctttaaaaattcatgtcattttctaaataaatacaaacatttaaaatacttattttcagAATGATCATGGTGGCCCGCTCGTGTACGGTAACGGAATGAACTCCATCATTATTGGTATTATATCTGCCTGCCTCGTCAAAGAACGCACAAACAAATGCTATGGACCTTTCCTCTACACCAGCGTGTACAAAAACCGACAATTTATCTCTTGTGCTATTTATAAAGACGTGGAGTAAGTGTATTTGACAATCTTCCGACTCGcccttaaatttattattatatataggtataggtACTTATctgattctattaaatataaatgcaatcTAAGTATTTAGCAGGAGCGATCTCAGCTTTATATGAGAAAGTTCAATGAAAGTCATCTATTCTTATTTacctgttaattttatttgaaacatctgtggttattaaaacaaactctTCTTCTCTtctttttcttaaattgtttattttgagaAGATTTTCAATTTTACCTCTTAGATTTTGAGGTTTTTATGACCCCAATaccaatacaatttttaatcatttgaaacaatatttcaGACCAAAATGCAGACGACAATTTAGATCAGGGATCACTCACGTGGAAAAAATACTGTCGTGGAAAAATCATCCTGAtgggtaaaataataaactgcATTTTTTGaatgcaatttaataataattttgccaaataaaaaacatatttatagcaacaacaaaaaaaaatccagccAGCCACAAAGCATTTGTGATTAGTCAAATCTAGtacttttttcttaatatataaatacacgggtatttttttaagatacttttggaataaatcaaaaaactaaaattaaataatttccaaaatgAAATCTATTAACCCTCGCAAAAATGCAATATTCCTCTTTGATTTGTATTACACATACAAACGTGCAAATTTTGATTCATATCGATCTCCTAAATGGAAACGGGAAACATTAAGAAGAAACAATATAGAATTCACGTTcatcaattaaatgtattttcctTAACAGATCAGCTAAAAATGAAATAGATGCAACATCACCAGCGCAAGTACTTCAAAGAGCACATGAAGATACAAATGTTGATACAGACAAAGTATTTTCCGAAAGGGGTTATATTCAGCGAGCTGAAAAgactttgataaataattcaaacatcAGTGATgctgtaaaatatgtataaatgtttataatctttcaaataaataatttttaatgctgttgattttgtttttacgtTATCACGATGAAAGTAAAAATTAGTAAACGATAAAATGCCCAAATGCTGGACTAAGGCGTCCTCGCGCTTTGGAGAGAATGTGTCTCCcaagtgtatccaccaaccaatGTGTAGTTTCGGTAAACTGGCATCGATAACTCACGATACATTATTACTTGTTTGTTAGCGTTAGGATTTTTGCTCGTGcaattgtacaattatttaagtGGTAATAAGATTAGAACTGTAATTTTCGATATACTTGAACAAATTAGCACGCGAATTATACCCATAGAAAtagtttttagtaaaaaaagaaatttactttaatatatacataatgttcTAAGGAAATAACGATACCAAATCTATTTAATTGAGTTTAAAACCTAAACAAGAAATTAAAAGACATAAGACATCTATTGAAAAATAACATtcgtaattgaaatgaaatcaataattCCATATCAATTCTATTTACAACCGgatgttaatttattgaaatcaatgaAGCAAAACGTCTTTTCATATTAACCATTATATTCGTTCagacttaattataatttactattgtatacatttttgggGTTGCTGAAATGACGACTGGACTTTTCCTTGGCACTATTTTTATAGTTCtaggtaaaaaaaatgttatatttatagacatgttaaatctataaaaatgtttaatctataatatatgcatattcaGGTATAGGTATTGCAACAAATCATACCCATGAATTGAAGGAAACATCTCCAAATCCTGAAAAAGTTAACAAAACTATAGAAGAAGAAAATGAAATCGCAGACGAAGGATGGGAGTACGAGAATCAGACTGTTATTGACTCACGAAGGATATTATACAGTAAAAGGGTTGGGATAGGCAAAAGACCTTATATGGTAAGATGAAAAAGAAGCTACGGAATCATtaagtctttaaaatatttaaccaatAAATACAGTTATTTGACATCTAACAATTTTGGAtatagttgaaataaaattcaccattttgttgatttataatagaatattttattaggtatatcttcaattaacaaaagaATCGGCTAAAGCACACAAATATCGCGGTTGGCTTTGTGGTGGAGTCATACTTGATCCTTTCTACGTCCTAACATCTGCCGCTTGCGTGGAAGATGCAGATAAGTTTTACATAGTATCCGGCACAACGAAATTCGTGGATAGTTTTGACTACAAAACTGACGACTGCGTTTGTAGGCACCGACGCAAAGTAGTTTGGAAATGTATACCTAAAAGTAAGtacatataaactaaaatgaatttaagtttttaaggatcatttgatgaaatattaattaaaaatattttaacatatttgtaaaattggaaatacaaggtttttttataaaattctgtaattattttttagactACAAATTTGATTTCCAAGATAGCATAAAATGGTCTTCCAACGACATAGCCATTGTAAAAGTAAACAAACCGTTTAAACTTGGCGTATTAGAAAAAGGATGCGAATTTGCTGCCGATCTCGTTTGTTACAACAACGTTAGTAGAGAACTTGAAAAAGCTGGAACTAAAGGGTATATCGCTGGATGGGGAAGCGGCAGTAACTTCAGAGAGGTAACGAGGCAAAATTTCAAAGTCGTTTTTTATCAAGTATTTAGACATTATTTTGTGAAACGAAGctgattcatttatttcatcagGGTGTATATCGTCGCCAAAAAGTACATATACCAGAAAATGCTAAATCTTTACAAGAAGCAAAAGTTTGTATAATGGATAACGAACAATGTGCTAAGAAGTGGGCTCAGCGATTCAGAAACATCATAACTACATACATGATATGCACCAAGGACGTCATGAAACGGCTTAGTGAAATATGTGATGTAAGGAGTATTATTAAGATATCATTCATATTCCAAAATGTATTCATATCAGCAGTTAAGAAACTTAGAATACAAACTCTTAATATAGCCAGGACGTAGCAatctttctaattattttatctttatagaaAAGATACGCAAATTGCACAGATGTGGAGAGTCGTCGATTAGATCAAGAAAATGATGACCAATCTCAGTTTCGTCTTGATTTAGGAAGACACCTTCGCGATCCTGACGATTACACCGCGCGACGATCTACTAAGCAAGGCGGTTTTTGTGAGGTATCTAATGTCAAGgaaaatatctatattcatataaacgGTTTATTAAACGAACGAATAGAGAACATGTTCTCGtgaaatacaatatattgtattaaatgtgtAACAAAATACTAGTCATTTCAACATCCTGATCATCTTTTCCGAAGTCTCTAATACATggttttgtttgtatgtgtgtgaatttaaaattaagtctaGAGCAAGAACCATTTCACACAGACTATATTTCTCtcaaacaaatgtttatatatttttggtacaGCACTTATTCTAAGGTCTACCGTCAAACTGCAATTTGCAACAGTTATGACCATATTAACGGAAATAACGATACTTACTTTTTCTCACATACCACTATGGCAGCTAATTTACCCGTCTGACTATTTCAAACTAAATTCTTCTTATAGAATGATCACGGTGGGCCTCTCATAGTCAAGTATCAAGGAAAGGAGCGGGTTGTCGGGGTCATATCTGCGTGTAAAATCGATCCGAAGAGTCACAGCTGTCACGGACCATTCCTCTATACTAGCGTCTTTAAGAATCGACAATTCTTATCTTGTGCTATCAATAAGGACGTTGAGTGAGTTTTATTGGGTATCATATGCGGTGTTATTATTTTCACTTGATGTTTATAGTTCATTcgtttcaaaaacaaaatttaaaagctATTTCCGGTAATATAGTAAAATTGAGACATTCCATCTCATTGAAGTCAATAACTCTTAGCGTTTCGACATGATTACTCTTAATGgcaggaaaaatattttatataacagtttttttatattaccttaCATTAAGAATAGCTCATTTctacagaatataataaaaattgtcgcatttttatatttcgtttctataatttttatggagtttgattttgtattttttttatatttattgacacttaaatagaaataattgtaCTAACCattagaaatacaaaaataaacaaatttgtttttacagaGAAAACTGTAGAAGAGTGTTCCGTACTGGTATAACACACGAAGAATGGTCTGTCGAATGGAATAAAGAAGAcgagtaa of Vanessa tameamea isolate UH-Manoa-2023 chromosome 24, ilVanTame1 primary haplotype, whole genome shotgun sequence contains these proteins:
- the LOC113402722 gene encoding uncharacterized protein LOC113402722 codes for the protein MKLYNRYGLTFCTFLFGQSFFVLVVRSISVATTVPTKINQILQRANISDINSIINGSRRILNGEESGATRPYMVYLKLPSSNLKYQNYRHWLCGGVIIHEEYILTSAACIEDAKHFYVVSGTYRHNQEDDRLNNACIKNGAKKAIWKCIPRNYVFDGHENDNIRWMNNDIAIVKVEDEFDFTRRIRGCDFIPKPICYNNQSSRYENPGTTAIIAGWGSTEKYNDWVNRRSQSTTQQLLETNVVLISKRRCKQRWGSRYHNIIDNYMICSKDMYAKLSDVCNEKYVECTDIMYSEEDEGTRRVLDPEKLVLHSAYHNESGSMRKSGSGGFCENDHGGPLIYEDGSNALVIGIISACLVKERTNKCYGPFLYTSVYKNRVLINCAIYKDVGNDCSKLFRSGNSYREEHMNWSDHPDGPALHEEAKMRRIEENSRTEIVETMTHGNSTLRTFHDHAEMRLENTNITKK
- the LOC113402721 gene encoding uncharacterized protein LOC113402721 translates to MKAFCFIIVFIYFILNVHAIDVATHIPREVEKVLNETRRIINGQEVREGRSYMVYLKLPRSNKKTPNYRSWLCGGVIVHEEYIITSAACIEDAEHFYVVSGTYKYSDEDDRYNNPCIKNGAKKAIWKCVPKNYVFDGHENDNIRWMNNDIAVVKIEDGFDFNRRIRGCDFIPKPISYNNQSQTLENPGSVVTIAGWGTTSRYNDWVSRRKDNQQNLLEANVEIIPKSRCKRRWGSRYHNIIDNYMICTKDIGQTMSEICNEKYVDCQDISYSDEEDARRDIKIVKSEKVPTNLVMHSAYNESRRYNSQADGGFCENDHGGPLVYGNGMNSIIIGIISACLVKERTNKCYGPFLYTSVYKNRQFISCAIYKDVEPKCRRQFRSGITHVEKILSWKNHPDGSAKNEIDATSPAQVLQRAHEDTNVDTDKVFSERGYIQRAEKTLINNSNISDAVKYV
- the LOC113402720 gene encoding uncharacterized protein LOC113402720; the encoded protein is MTTGLFLGTIFIVLGIGIATNHTHELKETSPNPEKVNKTIEEENEIADEGWEYENQTVIDSRRILYSKRVGIGKRPYMVYLQLTKESAKAHKYRGWLCGGVILDPFYVLTSAACVEDADKFYIVSGTTKFVDSFDYKTDDCVCRHRRKVVWKCIPKNYKFDFQDSIKWSSNDIAIVKVNKPFKLGVLEKGCEFAADLVCYNNVSRELEKAGTKGYIAGWGSGSNFREGVYRRQKVHIPENAKSLQEAKVCIMDNEQCAKKWAQRFRNIITTYMICTKDVMKRLSEICDKRYANCTDVESRRLDQENDDQSQFRLDLGRHLRDPDDYTARRSTKQGGFCENDHGGPLIVKYQGKERVVGVISACKIDPKSHSCHGPFLYTSVFKNRQFLSCAINKDVEENCRRVFRTGITHEEWSVEWNKEDDDINDRDDDSDEEHQDILRAVKKGEDKQDSSNSDSKEAINTGKILKVEYKAKANVKTKRHVKDTEKKDKKPYKKHSLRVRDEVFYESSRDENVNEPDDE